TCATGTATGGGTACCTGCCGATGCCGTCTCATCGAGAACAAAAGAAAACTATGAAACCGGCCTCTCACGAATTCGAGAGATTGGCGGCATCATTGCCAATACTGAGCTGATAATTTACGAGTTACTTCAAAAAGCCGGCACACCAGAATTCAAGAAACTTCTGCCATTTCTTAAATAAAAGCTGTAGCCTATTGACCTATACGTTACGTTTTTTTTGAGTGTTCCCGTGTATTGCGTGGCCAAAAATATTCAAAATATGTGACGAAATCTCACTTTATTCGCTTATCTACTTGCAGGCCAAAACCCAGCAGATGCAGTAGTGACCTGAAATCAAAGATAAATAATTTGATTTTTTATTCGAAATATGGGTAGAACAGTATAAATAGAAAAATTTTTATGCAGAGGTAACTCATTATGACTGAAAACAGTCAACATAGCAGTGCAGTGCAAGAAGACGAACGGCGGCAGCACAGTCGCCTGGACCGCACATCAACTATCCGGTATCAGCCCCTGCAACATCTTGCCTCCCAAGGCGAGATGAAGGCGGCTGAACTCTGCGACTTCAGTGGAGGCGGTATCAGGTTTTTAACCGACGAGCCGCTTCCCAAAAATGAGCAGCTCGTTATCGAACTTCATTTCACTGGTTGGTCGGAGAAGGATGATGATTGGATCAGAACAGGAAATGATAACGATGTGGGCAACCTGAATGCCATCGGCGCTGTAATGTGGTGTTCTAAAAGCAAGGAAGCAACGGGCAGATATGAGATCGGTCTCCGATTCACCGGACGGCTGCGTTAACACCGTAATTTATTAAAATTTTTAAATTTACAGTTTGGAGAGACCCATGGCCGAAACTAAGAAAACTGAAGTCAACCTGGAAGTATGCAGCGGGTTTTTCAGGATTCCAACTGATAATCTCATATTTAACATCACGGTTCTTGAGTCAGAGCACTCCAGCACAACCCGTGTTGTCGAAAAAATTGTTGAGGTTGAAAAGATAGTTGAGGTCGAGAAAGAAGTCCCAGCTGCACAACCAGAGACTCCAACCCCGCAACCGGCATCAAAACCAGCGCAGAGCACAGATGATTTTTATAAAAAAACTGCCGAAAAACTCACTACAGATTTATCGAAACTTGCTGATGGTCTGGGGGACAAAATCGGTGGCGACAAAACCCCTGAAGGCGTAAAAGATGTTGCAACAATGGCGACTGACTTGAACACTGTGCTTATCTCTGCCAAAAAGCTTCTAGCTGGAAGTGGTGGAAAGAGCAGCGGTAAAAGTGGTGTCTCAAGTGCTGTTATGACTGAATTGGCAGCAAAACTAGGCCAAGCAAGAAAACTTGCTGGTGGCAGCGAGAAAAGTGTTGCTAAAGCAAGTAAAGCAGCCCCAGCCGTTGCATCCCAAAAAATAACCCGACACCTATTTGATATCGATGCAACTTTCCAGACCATGTATGAACTCTGCACCAATGAAACAGTTAAAACACACATACAAAGTGCCCGTGAAAAAGCAGAAACGCTTTTCTCAAAAGACACCTTTTACAATGAGATGAGCCCGAAAGTAAGCGGCTACACTAATGACGATGGTTTTTTCAACATCCCCATGTCTGATATATACCGCTCCTTGGCTAAAGCCTGTTCTGACAAGGCTGTAATCAATCTTTTAAAAAAAATGGACCAGCAGCAATCAGAGATTTTCCTCGATCAGTTTTTACCTCTTGAGGTTCCCCCTACAGAGGAAGTTGAGATTGCAGCTGAAGGTGCAGAAGATGACGCCCCGGCTGACGAAGCAGCTGCCGAGTCGGCAGCGGGTGACAATGAACTTGCCACAATTCTCAGTGAGTGCATAAGTCTTGTGAAAAAAGCTGGGGCCGGTTCCACTGGCGCCGATGAACCAGCAGATGCGTCGATCGACAGTGACCTTTCTGACACTATTAACGATGCCATAACCATTACCGGCAGTATTGTCTATGACGCAACGCTTCTAGCCAAAAGCGGCAGCCTTGACGGTGGTGCGGATTTTAAAAATACCCTGTGGTACAAAATAAAGGAAACATCAACTCTCTACTCAGCCATGCTGGCTCAAAAAGCCAGTGATTCAAGCCTTTCTTTCGAGAACGGTCTTGCTGCCGGCAACGAAAGTGTAGTAGCCCTCAGCACCCAGATAAAAGAGAAAATCGAAGCTGCCAAACCAAAACCGCCAGAACCAGCAAAAGGCAGTGACTCCGGAGAAGCCAGTCAGGATGATATCGACAGGCTGCTCGAAGAGATGGGTGGTGACTAGCTGCAGTTGAGGCATAAAACAATTATTTCAATATTTTCATTTGAAAATTAATAAAAAAGACTTAGTATTAATGAAACTTGACTAGCAAATTATTTTACATACGTTGATCAATTACCAGTATTAGAAATCAAAAGAAACCTGCCGTGAGTTCTTGGCGGTTTTTTTTTGGGAATATGACTGTCAAATTACGAACCAGGAGATAACACCCCTATTATGGAAAAGAAAAAGGGCAACATAGTTTGGAATTTTTTTGCTTCGGTTAAACTAGCTCTCTTTACGCTATTTATCCTTGCTGCGGCATCAATCATAGGCACACTCGTCCCCCAAAACGATACGCCAGCGAAATATATTGAGCTATACGGCCCCGGCCTGGCGAAAGCATTTAAAATGCTTGCCTTTGACGATATGTACTCATCCTGGTGGTTCACAGGCATGCTGATTCTCTTCTCGCTCAACCTCGTTGTCTGTACGATTGAACGCCTTCCCCACATTTGGAAAATAGTTGTTTTAGACAACCTTGCCACCACCACTGCTGATCGCTTACAAAAGATGGCTGAGCGTAAAAACTATTCATTACAAGGTGCTCCGGAACTAGCAATAACCACTGTTCAGGAAATCATGGAAAAAGCCGGCTGGAAGACGCAATCAGCCGAGAAAGATGGCGGAACTCTTTTGTTTTCTCAAAAAGGGGCATGGACACGCCTCGGCGTAATAATTGTCCATGTTAGTATCCTAGTCATTTTTGTAGGCTCTCTGATCGGTAATTTTTTTGGTTTTAAGGCCAGTGTCTTGCTTCCTGAGGGCAGTTCAACGGATAAAGTATACGCCTCCACTGATGCCCACGAGCCGATTCCCTTAGATGGCTTTACGGTAAGGTGCGACCAGTTTGACATGACCTATTATGATACAGGCATGGTTAGAGATTACATATCAAAACTGACTGTAACTAATGATGACAACTCATCGTTCACTCAGACTATTGAAGTCAACCACCCTCTACAGTACAAAGGCCTGACATTTTACCAATCAAGCTATCAGGCAATCGAGGGTCAGTTTTCGGCTCGCATTACCAATGACAGTACAAATAAGGATCAGCTCTTTACTCTTGTGCCACGACGTGAACAAAAATGGCGTGAAGAAGGTGTTACCTTTGGCATCACTAACATATCCGGCCCAGACATGAGGCGACAGTACCGCTATAAAATCTGGTTTTCAGACGGTAAGGCCGGCCCATCAGAGTTCTGGGCAAATGAAGGAACCGTAGTTACCGTTAAGAGGCCGGAAACAAACTACTCTTTTTCAGTCAAACCTCGGTTTGCCACTGGTCTTCAGGTTGTTAAAGACCCCGGCGTCTGGACTGTCTATATAGGTTGCACATTGATGCTTATTGGCCTTGTCGTTATTTTTTATCTTTCACACCGCAGAGTGTGGGTTTTCATCTCAAAAGATGATTCTGATAAAACCAACATTTTAGTAGCAGGATTAAGTAATAAGAACAAAATTGGTTTTGAGAATAACATGACGGCATTGTACGAAGAGTTTGAAGGCAGCTCTTTAATTGAATTGAAAAACTCATAATATAAACTAAAAGGAAAGATTATGAACAGCAGCCAGCTACTTGGATTTACAACGATGGCGTATTTATTTGCGTCTTTTGTTTACATTGGGCTCTTTATTTTTCGTGCCGAAAAACTTGGAATTATTGCCACCCTTATGACAGTTGGCGCCGTTCTGGCGCAGACCACCGGACTGGCCCTGCGCTGGATTGAATCCTATCAGATGGGTTACGGCCACGCACCTCTGTCTAATATGTATGAATCCCTGGTTGTATTTTCCTGGACCACGGGTATCTTCTACCTCTGGCTTGAGTGGAAGTTTAAAAATCGAACCATAGGCGCTTTTGCCGTGCCTTTTGCCTTTTTTAGCATGGCCTATGCCTCTTTTGCCCCAGAGATCAGCTCAGAGATATCACCCCTTGTTCCTGCATTGCAGAGCAATTGGCTTTTGGCTCACGTAATGACCTGTTTTGTAGGCTATGCGGCCTTTGCTGTCGCTTGTGGAATTGGCATTATGTATCTGGTTAAAAACCGCAGTGAGGAGTCGAACAAAGGTAAAAAAGCTGAGGTGGGTGGCCTGATAGCCTCGATGCCAAGTCTTCGCATACTTGATGATATTATTTACAAGTGTATCGTTTTTGGCTTTGTCTGGCTGAGCGCTGGTATTATTACAGGCGCCATCTGGGCAAACGAGTCATGGGGAACCTATTGGAGTTGGGACCCTAAGGAAACGTGGTCTCTGATCACCTGGTTCATTTATGCAGCAGCCATACACGCCCGTTTCACAAAGGGCTGGGGCGGTAAGCGTATCGCCTGGATTGCAATCCTCGGTCTCTTAAGTGTTCTTTTCACCTATTACGGCGTTAATTTTTGGCTTTCAGGTTTGCATAGTTACGGATCCTCTTAATAATTAGTTCAGACTATAGTTACGCAAAAGGGCCTTGGCTGATTTCAGCCAAGGCCCTTTTTTTTGTCTGCTGGCGTATTCCAGCTGTACCGGAATTTTAATTTTACCATTTTTCCAGGTGCACCCTCTCTCTGTTGTAGCGAGTACGAGGCTTCGGCTGTTCTGCCGGCCAGCCAATTGCAATACCACACATCGGTATAACAGTGTCTGGGAAGTTAAAAATGTTGTTAATTCCAGCCAGACGGTCCTGTCTGGGGTGAATGCCCAACCAGCATGTCCCAAGACCCAGGATATTTGCCGCGATAAGAATGTTCTCTACCGCAGCGCTAACATCCTGCAGCAAGTAGGATTCAGCCTGTATGTTAGCCTTGTTGATGTCTCCACAGGCAATAACTGCTGCAGTAGCCTGCCGCAGCATTTGGGCACTGGGTAGAACATCAGCAATGGCATTCAATGTCTCTTTTTTTTTCACAACAACAAAATGCCACGGGTCTTTGGCAACAGCTGACGGGGCAGCCATCGCTGCCTCAAGCAGATCCGTAATCATCTCGTCAGGAACTGCTTTATCCTGGTACTTTCGAACACTTCGTCTTGAAAAAATAGCTTCCAGTTTAGGATTCATCTTGATTCACCTCAATTTTCGAGTCTCACTCTGCTTGGGATTAACCATGCCCATCAATAAAGCACAGAGCAACCCAAGTTCATACTCCTTTTGCTACGATACTACAAACTCCGTTATCCCATGTCAAACGCGAATAATAATCCATGGCCGAATCGCTTAATGAATATATATTGCATATTTTTGGCGAATACCGTAATCTCAAAAAAAGTGCTAACTAAATGATATTATTGCAAAAATAAACACGACCTACTACCAGTAAATAACGATAGTCCGCCGGTGTTTTTAAAAGTAAAAAAAAAAATACAGAAATGTGAATAATCAAACATTAGAAGAGGAGCCCCTAAAAAGCATTTTCGTTGGTAACGCAAAAGCTCGCCCTGTGTGAGCAGAGAGGAAAGTATGAAGAAAAGATATTGGGCGGTATACGTTGGCTTTTTTCTGTGTATCAGTGCACCTAACTTGTCATTCTCTCAAAACAACCAGGCTACCGCAGAGGACAGCAATCAGAGTTCGGCGGAACC
The Desulfobulbaceae bacterium genome window above contains:
- a CDS encoding PilZ domain-containing protein; the protein is MTENSQHSSAVQEDERRQHSRLDRTSTIRYQPLQHLASQGEMKAAELCDFSGGGIRFLTDEPLPKNEQLVIELHFTGWSEKDDDWIRTGNDNDVGNLNAIGAVMWCSKSKEATGRYEIGLRFTGRLR
- a CDS encoding cytochrome c biogenesis protein ResB produces the protein MEKKKGNIVWNFFASVKLALFTLFILAAASIIGTLVPQNDTPAKYIELYGPGLAKAFKMLAFDDMYSSWWFTGMLILFSLNLVVCTIERLPHIWKIVVLDNLATTTADRLQKMAERKNYSLQGAPELAITTVQEIMEKAGWKTQSAEKDGGTLLFSQKGAWTRLGVIIVHVSILVIFVGSLIGNFFGFKASVLLPEGSSTDKVYASTDAHEPIPLDGFTVRCDQFDMTYYDTGMVRDYISKLTVTNDDNSSFTQTIEVNHPLQYKGLTFYQSSYQAIEGQFSARITNDSTNKDQLFTLVPRREQKWREEGVTFGITNISGPDMRRQYRYKIWFSDGKAGPSEFWANEGTVVTVKRPETNYSFSVKPRFATGLQVVKDPGVWTVYIGCTLMLIGLVVIFYLSHRRVWVFISKDDSDKTNILVAGLSNKNKIGFENNMTALYEEFEGSSLIELKNS
- the ccsB gene encoding c-type cytochrome biogenesis protein CcsB: MNSSQLLGFTTMAYLFASFVYIGLFIFRAEKLGIIATLMTVGAVLAQTTGLALRWIESYQMGYGHAPLSNMYESLVVFSWTTGIFYLWLEWKFKNRTIGAFAVPFAFFSMAYASFAPEISSEISPLVPALQSNWLLAHVMTCFVGYAAFAVACGIGIMYLVKNRSEESNKGKKAEVGGLIASMPSLRILDDIIYKCIVFGFVWLSAGIITGAIWANESWGTYWSWDPKETWSLITWFIYAAAIHARFTKGWGGKRIAWIAILGLLSVLFTYYGVNFWLSGLHSYGSS
- a CDS encoding nitroreductase family protein, which produces MNPKLEAIFSRRSVRKYQDKAVPDEMITDLLEAAMAAPSAVAKDPWHFVVVKKKETLNAIADVLPSAQMLRQATAAVIACGDINKANIQAESYLLQDVSAAVENILIAANILGLGTCWLGIHPRQDRLAGINNIFNFPDTVIPMCGIAIGWPAEQPKPRTRYNRERVHLEKW